From Daphnia magna isolate NIES linkage group LG2, ASM2063170v1.1, whole genome shotgun sequence:
ATTAATACCATTGAGCAGCAGTTGGAGATGCTGGAATCGATGAGTGTTGATCCCGATTGCCAAACTTACTCTAGTTTTCAGATGGCTATGAAACATCCCTTTTTTGGCTGGCCACTTCGTCCCCAACAGGTTGATCCTCCCTCAGAAGCTATTTTTAATGACCTAGTATATGATGATCCTTCAGACGACCCTATTTTAAAACTTGAGACCCCGTTACCAGCAGTACCACCACGAGTTGAATCGAAGACAATGTCGACACCTCCTTTACCGCCGCGTCGCTTTAAAAAGCTTAATCAGCCTTTACCCGATCCTCCTACTAGAGACTTGGGTCTCAAGAGCGCATTGCAGGCGCTCAAGCACACATTCAAAAAAGCCAAACCGATATCAAAAAGTGAAGTATCGCTCAACAGTTCGGCCTCGATCCATTCTAGTCAAAGATCTATTTACAATAGTCAAGAGAACGTAAAGGATGCCCATAAAAATGTTCAACAGCTTGACGAATTAAGTTCTAATCCCGAATCCGCGCCAGTTGAAAATGAAGTCGAAGCCCACGATGAACAAGAGCCCGTTGAGCCGCAAGTGATTGAAGCAACGGCTCCGGCTGTTGTTATTGAAAATGTCGATACATCGGATAATCTGACTGAAGCGGAAAACTATGCATTATACATGACACTGGCTCCGCTGGCCACAGCTTCCGAATTCGACGATAATGAAACTCTTTCTATGCTGTACGCAGAACTGCCTACCCGAGACGCCATGCCAATGCAAGGCGGGAAGTAATCACTTTTTACGTCTTTCCGATGATCTTTTTTCGCAATCGAATACGATTGTTCGAAGCTATCTTAGACGTGCCTTAATTTGCCTTCTGGATGGATGGTAGACAAAGCTAAGGTGCAGTTACTGCGTTTTGAATAGCAAGCAACTTAATTGTTACCCCTTTTCTTATAATTTTAAGATGTTACCTTAACTCACTCAGTTAGTTTTATGTCTAGTTAACGGCTTCGTGTATTAGAAATCTTCTATTGCAGTGTTATTTAACTCCCTGTACTGTCAACATTGTATCTCACCTTATATTCTTATTGGCCTCGCATCAGATGCTGAGATGCTTAAGCGGAAGCGACAGCGCTTGTTCGAATCGAACTCCAGTCGTTTGAAGGACTTCCTCCTCGACAATGTTTTAGAAAGTGAGTTCATTCTAATTTAttttagccttttttttttgtttttttttatcacgcAAAACACCAGAACTCTAGAATTGTCTCCTTATCACTTCGGGTGCCAATACTCGTCTTCTTCTGCGGAAAAGTGTTGTCGCTTGGATAATTTATTTTCACTTAGGGTTCTGCCAATTTAAGATCCACTTGGTGGGGGTCCtatctctctttcttttgcttttcgGTGAACGCTGTAGGACTTTCGGGTTCTGTACACCATTTTGTGCACTTACCAAACTTTTACCCTCTGTCACATCCTCGTTTTCCCACTTGCGCTTGGCTGTTTGTGGGTGTGCAGTTTTTGTCCTCTGCGGCAAACCCAGTCACTTTCATTGCCTAGTGATATGAAAATATCGAGTGCCTTTTAATCATTTATCTAGTCTTCCAGATCACGAAGTCTTCATCTTGTATTAACTCTTTCGGTGTTGTTGGAACTAATACAACGGGTAACATTCACGGTTTGGCAAACAGTCGTATCCAAATATTGTAAATGAATTGCACTTCAGATGCCCACTAGATTATCTGTAGTCTTGTATGTGGTGTTTGTACCATAAAAACCTTTTCCTTCCTTACTGCTACGTCAGTTTCAGACTTCCCGTGCTTGGCTGGGGCTTTTACTTTTGTTACCGTTTATTGaattcttttaattttaacaATTACTTTTGACACCAGCCCACGAAGCGGGCAATCTTCGAGGTTATAGCCCCAACATCACGGTGGAGTCGCTAAGAAAGGAGGCAGGAGGTGCCATTCCACGACCAATCAAACAAATTACCCGGACGTCAGTGAAAAGAGAACCCGCTGGTAATTTGTCTGTTcgaaactgtttttttttatttaatttcttaTCTTTATCGGTTTCCCTCAGATCCTACTCCGACTGAAAGTCAGGCTGATGGTCAAGGTTATTCATTTGAACCAAACTATAACCAACAGTTTACACTTAACATCCCAAATCTGTCTTTTGGAACGGGAAATCCCAGTCCCACGGCGTCTCCAAATCCGCCCTACCATAACTATGAATACCGATTTCCAACATCTCCTCATTACAATATTCCCGTGCATTCTCCAAATCACGGAGCTGCTGAGGACTACATGAATCAGATGAGAACCGTTAATATCACAGATCTCGACAGCTTAAATATGCAATACCCGCATCAGCAGCCACAGCAGGCAAACGAGCAGAACGAATTTCGAGCGATCAATCTACCTCTTAGCGACTGTAACATTCAGCTGATTGATTCTCATTTGCTATCCAACTTATCATTGCATGACGGTGATTCGAATGACCAAAAGGACGGAGATCGCAACGAATCTATGAGCACCAGCAACATTGCTCCCGAGTTACCTGTCTTAACATTCTCTGGGATGTTGACGAGCGCAGATTTAGATGGCCCTGATGGTTTCGGCCGTGGCAATCCAGCATCGTAGCATGTACTGTTTGAAATACCCAGCAAGTGTTTGCAAGCAAAACCGTTCATCAAACTCCATTGTCTCTCAATATAAGTACCTTCCTAGAGTTTCTATGCTCCATTTCAGAAAACCATCGGCAATACCAATTGAATCCATTGAAAAGATACGGAGATTGTTGCAGGGTTATAAAAATCACTGTGGTAGAAACTCATCACAGTGTAATGCCGATTGAAGTGATTGATCGAGGGGTTTACCCCAAACAATCAAAGCAACTTCTTTCCCAGTTTTATTTTCCGCTCCGGTATGAAAAGCAAAGCGCTTTCTTCGTGCTTTCAATTTTATACGTGAAGGTGGTCTTCCGTGGTGGTAAATGTCGACCACTTACATGTTTCCAAAAGTTTTAGGTGCGATGAATTGATCGTTTAATCAACATTTGTATTTCGTAAGTCCAATTGAAACGTGCCTTTAAAAAGTCTACCATACCCAGCGAATGGCCCCGTGCTGAGCTCCACTGCGAAATTCAGTAgcacttgtttcttttctatgtaaaatTCAATTCTAAATATGCGTTTCGTAACCTTATCGCAAAAAGATTAATAATCAGTTACAGCTAAGAGCTGTGATcttgtaattaaaaaaaaaaacaaaaacaaaaaaaaacacacaacagGTTGCAAACATTGTCCTGTCAGTACCAGAGAATAAAACCGTGAAGTTGGGCACTACActttgaattttcaattttgttatGTTACAGTGTCTGTAagcatttgttttcttacctGTCAGAATTACCAATGCGCAAAATTGTTTGTCGTATTCCTCGGAGAGGACTTGAAGGAAAATTGTATCAAATAAACATTCAAGACAATGATCGTATTTCTGTTACAGCAGACACAGTTAgaaattactattttttttcaggttACAGGTTGGGCTCTATATCGATATCAATCATTATAATTCATGTCAATTAACAGGTTGAAAAGAGGCTCATTGCAAATAGATGTTGGATTTTTTTCCAGCTATGCACCCTTCTCATACACGTTTGCCACTTAATCAAGTAAAACTGGACAATGTTATTCGGTCATATCATATTCGAAGAGACTCGCTGACTTTGTTTTTAATCTCCTTTTTATAGTTATAtgataaagaagaagacaaagaaaTATAATTTTAATATGCTTTGCCATTTTCCTATCCCTTTATCTTTCAGAGTCTCAGACTCAGACTTCGAAGTTCGAAGTAGTAGTCTGTATCTCAGCATCAGTCTCTCAGATTACCTGACGGGCTGACGCTGACGGCCGTGAGCCCGTGATCATTGAGCACTGACACAAAGTGAGAGCTTAGAACAAGAGCCGTGAGCAGCCGTGAGTGAGCGTGTGACCAAGGTATAAATAATGACAATGAATAGTTATCGGCAACTCCGCATTATTATTTGAGAAACATTGCCGTCTTGTCTCGCTACATTTTCCGGATGAGTAAGTTGTCTTCGGAATCCGTTTTTGTATATTGATTTCCGTAAAATCTACTTTAAGTTTAGAAGTGAGCTGTTTGTCCTCCAATTCCCTGTTTCTTTAGGCAAAACTGTCTTTTGAACTGttatatttacatttattgccATGAGTGATGCAAGTTCAAATGATCCGAAAACTGTTGACGAGAGATCTTTAGATTCAAAGGACGAATCTAAAGGGGAAGACGAAGAATTAGACGCATTACTTGACGGTAAGTCTACTTCCTTtctcgttattttttttttattttatccctTACAAAGATATTTGTTACAGGAAAATTTAAGATTTTACTTGTTAAACAGATGCCCTGGAAGAATTCGACAAACCACTGCAAGTTCCAAAGTTAAAAGATGACACTAAATCTGAAACACCTGCACCAGCAGAACAAGTAGCTGAAGTTGTGTGGTCAGAAGAGTTTATACAGGAAGCAAGCTTGGAATTTGAGAAAAATATTCGTTTGATGATGGCAGAAACAGCTTCAGGAAATGGTGGTGATTCACAGTTTGCTGAAAGTTTACTGAAGGTATCACAAGAAGCAGCAGCCAAAGTGTTTGAAAGACAACCTGACCAAGGAGCATCCTTTGCTGATACTCTTCGCCACCTAGCCGAAGGAACCGAATCTCTCCAGGTAAACTCTACTGAACAATCAATTAAAGGATTTCCATCTTGTTGCAGCCTTTCATGATTTCTTTCATAGACTGAAGCTGATGAAGCAACTCTAGCAAAAATGCttgaaaaaatggcatttGGACCAGATGGGGGATTTGGAGAAGGGTTGGGGGGAGATATGGGAGGTTTGGGTGACATTCTTCCTGCTATGCAAGGCATGCTTCAAAGTTTGCTGTCTAAAGAGCTGCTTTATCCCTCCATCAAAGAAATTGTCAATAAAGTGAGTTAACTTGGAGGTCAGAGACCCAACTCAGCTTtaatatgtatatattattttttctataatttttttcagtaCCCAGATTGGCTCGCAGATAATCGGCCGAAACTAGAACCTACACAGTTTGAAAAATACAATCGCCAGTATGCCATTATGCAACAAGTGTGCACCGAGTTCGAAAACGAAAGTGACACCGACGATGCAGTGGTGAAAAATAGTCGTTTCGAAAAGATATTATCGTTGATGCAACAAATGCAAGAATGCGGTCATCCCCCTAAGGTGAGTTTGTACTTTGTAGACAAAAGTTAAGCGTTATTGGGAGGATACTCAGCAAGATTGTAATGAATAATTTGGATTTCAAGGAATTGGCAGGCGAGGCTGAACTGCTACCAAATCCCTTTGGTGGTTCGGATTTTGCTCAATCAATGGGCCCCAGTGCCGAGAGTTGTGTTGTTATGTAAAACCAGAGTATAAAGAATGTTATTAATATTGGGTCATAAAAGGTATAGGAGGTCGTAAAAACATCTTCTTTCGCACGGTATCGAATTCCTAAATACGTTAACTTAACAAAGATTAAATAACTGAGTTATTTCCTCAtgatcgagaaaaaaaaatgttctgtATTTACACGTATGGAGCATTTGACCGCCCAAGTTTGGATCGCTGTTCACATTCCGTTACGAGCTTATTAAGTTCGTCAGCTGAGTAACCCAACAGCTGCTTCAGGTCGCAAACAAATTTGTACACGAATCTTTTACCACTCACTTTGCAAATCATATCCCCATCATAGTAATACCTCAAGGCCCTACTAAGTTTTTCGTAGTTCATGTGCGgtttatttttcctctcaCCCCACAGTTGAGCCACCATCTCGGGgttatttaatttgaattctCCTCCTGTGCCGAGCCAAGAAATAGCCTCCCGAAAGTTCACGTCAGTTAACAACTCAAGCAGAAATTGCCAGAGTTGTACTTGGCCATTACTTCCTAGAAGACGAAATGTATTtgtcaaaaattaaaacaaggGCCCCGTATTCTATTTGAAATACCAGTTCGATTTCCTGTGGTGGCTACAGAGAACGAACGAGACGAAAACGATTCTAATGGAATCCTTTTTGTAGGAGTGGCGACTTTGACGGCTGGTCTTGGTAGTCTGGAAGGATCCGACTTAACTGACAAAGGTGTAGTGATATATTGAAGGTAAGGCACTGGCTTTTGAATAACACCTACACAATATGTTTTAATGAATACCATAGCGATAAATCTATAGTTTGATTTCGTACCAACAAATTTGCATTTTCGCAGCAACTCAAGATGCGTCCAGAATAAATCATGATTTGGATCTTTGGATAAGGGATTCTTCGGTATTCTCTGGATAAACTCTGTATGAGACATGTTGCACAATGAAGGTCCATCAACAAAGGCCCACTGAGATGGATTGACACCCTTGAGATTAAACTGATTTATTGCCCACCGTATCCAATGTTGAATATGGGCTTTTGACCACAAAATAGGatctatgaaaaaaaaatagattaaaATGAAATACTTAAACATTCCTAAAAATGTGTATTAAAAATACCAAGGGGAATTTTCAATCTTTCTTGTTCTTTCCTAAAGTTGCCGTCCATTACCCACCTAGTTATATTTTCACTGTTATTTGTGGGCATTTTACATGACATTCTATTTCCATATGGTTGTTTGATTGGCACAGCTAAAGGACTAGCAACCAAATGCTGAGCACCTatggttgttgttgcttgCATTCCAGTATTAAGAGATGGAAAATGAGAAGCTTGGTAGTCTGTGTCCAAAGCAATGCTTGTGACATCTTCGGTAACAGCAGATACCTGGGTAGTGTCACTTTCCTCTTGATATTTTGTGTTTTCCATGGTAACCTGTTCATCAAGTGTTGTCTCCTCATCTTGCTGTGGTTTTAATACATCAATGATATTGATTCTATCGACATTCTCGACTGATTTCAATTCCACATTGACTTGTACGAGTCCTTCTCCTTGAATACACTGCTCAGAGAGTGTTGTCTCATCAGTGAGCTACAGTATAAGCGGGGATTTAAATCACCAATGGGAGcaacagtaatattttttatcAAACCTGCACAACATCTTGTAACCAAAGCTCATAATGTGAGAAATTAGCACCAAGTCTTTGTCCGAGAATAGCTTTCAGAGTTAACAAAGGCGAAGCAATGTCCACTTGTATAGCAAGAATATCTATTTCATTCTCTGAATTGTTGGGCATATACGTGACGCTACTACCAGCCACAGTATCCCATTCTTCATGACCATTTAGGTCCACTTCGCTGAGAAAAACATCATCCATTTAACACAATGGAATTATGAAATGATTTGGAAATATTAACAcctaaaaaaattagaaaacttTATTGAACTGAAAAGAACAACATTAACTTTCCTGCTGGTCTCCGTGAACATGAATGGAAAATAATCCGTTCACACTAAACCAGTacacaagtaaaaaaaagacacgTGAAGTTCGTCTGCATTGCAAATACGCCTTCTTGTTCTTACTTTCCCACTTTTATCAAATctgcaaaaaggaaaaatctaTTGCACCGTGGAGTCCACGGCGCTCTAGTGTCACTTAGTGCTATTGCACCGTGGATCCACGGCACTCCATGTCAAAATATGCTATTGCGCCGTGGATACCAGGTAGCGCGGTCTGCCCTGCTATACCTTCTTCAGCtttcttggttttctttcgttacCTAGttatagaggcaattcacatcgcggtttcgcgtgtcaattgtttcgatgtccgccattttctctggttgtttatgtcatgtgttgcgttgtctgtattggctgaaagtgttattttccaatacaaagtggattttgtgattcagtgtttaatttttaaaaaaatttttttgtgtcagttaattgctacgtatcttggttagtatgtgtagcaatttctgtttccagatcacatttcttgtattaaaaaaaaaatcttttctgtagggctgtcatggATGACACAGTACTatttgaaatagaaattctgGAGCCATTATCTGATCAAGACTCTTCTATTACTAGTGACGGTCAAATTATATAATTATTATTCAGCTTCAGTACACAGTGGAGGGAAAAGTTCTTCATGACCTTCAGTTAATGAAATATAAACCACTTCCTCATTAAGGTGCACATTTTCAATTGGCACTTGTTCGGGCTCTTGTACCATTTCTTGAAATGCTGCATGTAGTTAATAACAATTGTCATAACatatgaataaattatacttcataatttgtattacctctttgaacatttaaaattactcttcTTGACTCTCTATCCATGGCTGACTTAGCGTTAACATACACTTTGTCAAGATTCAGGGATGGGGCCCAGTCTGGGTGTGTTTCTCCAGTGTAGTAAAAAGGTTTTTCTGTGTGATTTTAAATAGGAGAATTAGATAGACACATtcactattaataaatttgtcgagacttacctagaacaaaatgtgcattacAAACTCTAATGTTATTCGTAATTTTTTGGCCAACAAGATGAAGTCTTTTCAACCATACTTCTCTTCTGCGTTTCACAACATCCAATTCCAGTTT
This genomic window contains:
- the LOC116915657 gene encoding peroxisomal biogenesis factor 19, with protein sequence MSDASSNDPKTVDERSLDSKDESKGEDEELDALLDDALEEFDKPLQVPKLKDDTKSETPAPAEQVAEVVWSEEFIQEASLEFEKNIRLMMAETASGNGGDSQFAESLLKVSQEAAAKVFERQPDQGASFADTLRHLAEGTESLQTEADEATLAKMLEKMAFGPDGGFGEGLGGDMGGLGDILPAMQGMLQSLLSKELLYPSIKEIVNKYPDWLADNRPKLEPTQFEKYNRQYAIMQQVCTEFENESDTDDAVVKNSRFEKILSLMQQMQECGHPPKELAGEAELLPNPFGGSDFAQSMGPSAESCVVM
- the LOC116915638 gene encoding DNA-binding protein Ets97D isoform X1 codes for the protein MDDVFLSEVDLNGHEEWDTVAGSSVTYMPNNSENEIDILAIQVDIASPLLTLKAILGQRLGANFSHYELWLQDVVQLTDETTLSEQCIQGEGLVQVNVELKSVENVDRINIIDVLKPQQDEETTLDEQVTMENTKYQEESDTTQVSAVTEDVTSIALDTDYQASHFPSLNTGMQATTTIGAQHLVASPLAVPIKQPYGNRMSCKMPTNNSENITRWVMDGNFRKEQERLKIPLDPILWSKAHIQHWIRWAINQFNLKGVNPSQWAFVDGPSLCNMSHTEFIQRIPKNPLSKDPNHDLFWTHLELLRKCKFVGVIQKPVPYLQYITTPLSVKSDPSRLPRPAVKVATPTKRIPLESFSSRSFSVATTGNRTGSNGQVQLWQFLLELLTDVNFREAISWLGTGGEFKLNNPEMVAQLWGERKNKPHMNYEKLSRALRYYYDGDMICKVSGKRFVYKFVCDLKQLLGYSADELNKLVTECEQRSKLGRSNAPYV
- the LOC116915638 gene encoding DNA-binding protein Ets97D isoform X2 — protein: MDDVFLSEVDLNGHEEWDTVAGSSVTYMPNNSENEIDILAIQVDIASPLLTLKAILGQRLGANFSHYELWLQDVVQLTDETTLSEQCIQGEGLVQVNVELKSVENVDRINIIDVLKPQQDEETTLDEQVTMENTKYQEESDTTQVSAVTEDVTSIALDTDYQASHFPSLNTGMQATTTIGAQHLVASPLAVPIKQPYGNRMSCKMPTNNSENITRWVMDGNFRKEQERLKIPLDPILWSKAHIQHWIRWAINQFNLKGVNPSQWAFVDGPSLCNMSHTEFIQRIPKNPLSKDPNHDLFWTHLELLRKCKFVGVIQKPVPYLQYITTPLSVKSDPSRLPRPAVKVATPTKRIPLESFSSRSFSVATTGNRTGSNGQVQLWQFLLELLTDVNFREAISWLGTGGEFKLNNPEMVAQLWGERKNKPHMNYEKLSRALSCWVTQLTNLISS
- the LOC123469736 gene encoding uncharacterized protein LOC123469736; translated protein: MGFHYIVVPRVAKTNNIRVCNAHFVLEKPFYYTGETHPDWAPSLNLDKVYVNAKSAMDRESRRVILNVQRAFQEMVQEPEQVPIENVHLNEEVVYISLTEGHEELFPPLCTEAE